A genomic window from Silene latifolia isolate original U9 population chromosome 11, ASM4854445v1, whole genome shotgun sequence includes:
- the LOC141614777 gene encoding receptor-like protein kinase FERONIA, whose product MIICVGFECYRCIAEWVGDLEALKPQSVRLIIIASVITGLLLVSVIILALFRSRLQYNKKLFISANTSRPYLSTDLCQRFSLTQIRVATRDFDQNLIIGRGGFGKVYKGCIDGGATHVAVKRLNPTSKQGEQEFLTEIEMLSKLRHKHLVSLIGYCDEKGEMILIYEYMPRGTLRDHLHYRDTKGTNNNQVLSWNQRLMICLGSARGLEYLHGGTQQLIIHRDVKSTNILLDDKWTAKVSDFGLSKVGPASDTGVGHVSTIVKGSFGYLDPEYYQRGQLTEKSDVYSFGVMLFEVLCARPAVELNLPYVRACYTKGILYTLVDPTLTGQITPECLSKFGEIAELCIRANRDERPSMRDVVWSLEFMLTLQQTAENTSDGSPMVELIISSNATGGGENGDSRISFREYVCESRAVGVNTQGSTVAGNTAVTNSHMEVKSGSVFSEIFDLRAR is encoded by the exons ATGATTATTTGCGTCGGTTTTGAG TGTTATAGATGTATCGCTGAGTGGGTTGGAGATCTTGAAG CGCTAAAACCTCAATCCGTAAGACTCATTATTATTGCAAGTGTCATTACTGGTTTACTACTAGTTTCTGTTATTATACTTGCTTTGTTTCGAAGTAGACTACAGTATAATAAGAAGCTATTTATATCGGCCAACACGTCTAGACCGTACTTATCAACCGATCTTTGTCAACGTTTCTCGTTGACCCAGATAAGGGTTGCCACTCGTGACTTCGATCAGAACTTAATCATTGGCCGGGGCGGGTTTGGAAAGGTGTACAAAGGCTGCATAGATGGTGGAGCCACTCATGTGGCTGTCAAAAGACTAAACCCGACATCCAAACAGGGGGAGCAAGAGTTCCTTACTGAGATTGAGATGCTTTCAAAACTGCGTCACAAACATTTGGTGTCCTTGATCGGGTATTGTGACGAAAAGGGAGAGATGATATTGATATACGAGTACATGCCCCGTGGCACCCTTCGTGACCACTTACATTACAGGGACACTAAGGGAACAAACAACAATCAAGTATTATCATGGAACCAACGTTTGATGATTTGCCTAGGATCGGCTCGTGGGCTAGAATATCTCCATGGGGGAACACAACAGTTGATCATTCACCGTGATGTCAAGTCCACTAATATTTTACTCGATGACAAGTGGACCGCCAAGGTGTCAGACTTTGGGCTCTCGAAAGTGGGTCCTGCAAGTGATACAGGAGTGGGCCATGTTAGTACTATTGTTAAAGGTAGCTTTGGGTATTTGGATCCCGAGTATTATCAACGTGGACAATTAACTGAGAAGTCGGATGTTTATTCATTTGGAGTCATGTTATTTGAAGTCCTATGTGCCCGACCAGCTGTTGAACTTAACCTTCCTTATGTTCGAGCTTGCTACACAAAAGGGATCCTCTACACTTTAGTCGATCCTACCCTAACGGGTCAAATCACACCCGAGTGTCTAAGTAAATTTGGGGAGATTGCAGAGTTGTGTATAAGGGCTAATCGCGATGAACGTCCCTCGATGAGGGACGTAGTATGGAGTTTAGAATTCATGCTAACACTTCAACAAACCGCCGAGAACACTAGTGATGGTAGTCCAATGGTGGAACTTATTATTAGTAGTAATGCTACGGGTGGCGGTGAAAATGGTGATTCTAGAATTTCATTTCGGGAATATGTTTGCGAAAGCAGAGCAGTTGGTGTTAATACTCAAGGGTCGACTGTCGCTGGTAATACTGCTGTTACAAATTCTCATATGGAGGTCAAGTCGGGTTCAGTCTTTTCTGAGATCTTTGATCTACGGGCTAGATGA
- the LOC141614778 gene encoding receptor-like protein kinase FERONIA, with amino-acid sequence MHNCIKLLILIIVWSCITSDAFNDTSLLINCGLPKSTQSKSISDGRVWQSDDDPDFAPSYLNTVSTSFSENADDLPYKVGRVFWSDITYTFTLTPGPKFIRLYFFPNVTYNNTLPHQFSTSLIANSFTLLHKFNPFLNSQGKPFILYEFQIIIQKNSENNLNLTFSPGIINNNGSPDTKSSYGYVNGIEIESIPDGLYINESNLIYVYANVPEMGYALLKDSTALQTAYRLNVGGENVDRNDDNPGGMKRKWDADEDYVVGERGIKLEPDPHLSSSTNDSGINEAPMIVYETWRGMGDNSAAINLKRNPGFAYVVRLHFCEMDVTVTGINQRLMNLYIDGNLAEENLDIWYEAGGFSIPINMDYVITVPAHNPTTASKVALSLALRPLRPGR; translated from the coding sequence ATGCATAATTGCATTAAGTTGTTAATTCTGATAATTGTTTGGAGTTGTATCACAAGCGATGCCTTTAACGACACATCACTCCTCATCAATTGTGGGCTTCCTAAGTCCACCCAATCTAAGTCCATCTCCGATGGTCGTGTATGGCAGAGCGATGACGACCCTGATTTCGCTCCATCGTACCTCAACACCGTCTCAACTAGCTTCTCAGAGAATGCTGATGACCTGCCATACAAAGTAGGTCGGGTATTCTGGTCTGATATCACCTACACCTTCACTCTCACCCCAGGCCCCAAATTCATACGCCTCTACTTCTTCCCTAATGTTACCTACAACAACACTCTTCCTCATCAATTTTCGACATCTCTCATTGCTAATAGCTTCACTCTTTTACACAAATTCAATCCTTTCCTCAACTCACAAGGGAAACCATTTATTTTATATGAATTCCAAATTATTATCCAAAAAAATAGTGAAAATAATCTCAACTTAACCTTCTCTCCAGGTATAATCAATAATAATGGTTCTCCTGATACAAAATCGTCGTACGGGTACGTGAATGGTATAGAAATTGAGTCCATTCCAGATGGTTTGTACATAAACGAGTCCAACCTGATTTATGTCTATGCCAATGTTCCAGAAATGGGATACGCATTGCTAAAGGATTCGACCGCACTCCAGACTGCTTATCGGCTAAACGTGGGAGGAGAGAACGTGGATAGGAATGACGATAATCCAGGGGGAATGAAGCGTAAATGGGACGCAGACGAAGACTACGTAGTCGGGGAAAGAGGCATAAAGTTGGAACCAGATCCACACCTGTCGAGCTCAACGAATGACAGCGGCATAAACGAGGCGCCTATGATAGTATACGAGACGTGGAGGGGGATGGGAGACAACTCGGCTGCTATAAATTTGAAGCGGAACCCGGGCTTTGCCTATGTGGTGAGGCTTCATTTTTGTGAGATGGATGTTACTGTGACAGGGATTAATcagaggttgatgaatttgtaTATTGATGGCAACCTGGCAGAGGAGAATCTTGATATTTGGTACGAGGCTGGAGGGTTTAGTATTCCCATAAACATGGATTATGTTATAACTGTCCCTGCTCATAATCCTACTACTGCTTCAAAGGTTGCTCTTTCCTTGGCCCTCCGTCCTTTACGTCCTGGCCGGTAA